Genomic window (Leptotrichia sp. oral taxon 212):
TTTTCTAAATCTATGTAATACAAAAATGGAAGAGCCAAAACTTATAATTAAAATAGCTACATTTGACATTAAAAAAATTGTCCATCTGGCATTAAATCCTAATTTTGCTATTAAAATTGCTATTAACCTATGAAATAGAGGAAAATAGCCACCTTCCATTCTAAAAATATTTCCTGTAATTCCTTTACGGGCATAATAAAAAAAATCATAAAATTCTTCTGCATAAGGTTCTGCTTTAAATGATAGTACCGGAGCTTTTATATTTATTAAAAAAAACGCTATTAATCCTGTTACTATGTATATTTTAATATTATTTTTCTTCTGTTTTCTAATCAATTTCAAAAATAAAAATAACTTAATATTGCTAAAAATAAAAATATAATTTGTCCTGTTACTATAGTATTTATCTCATAAAACTCTATTCTCTGAACTAATGATTTTTCTATATTTTCTCCATTTTGAAGTAATTCTCCATACATAATATCTTCTGTTTTATGCATAGATACTGAATTTCCTGTTTCTCCATCAATTCCTTCTATTTTTAATATAGCCTCTCCCTTTTTAAATTGAAAAAACTTAAGATTGAAAAAATGAAAATCATTATCTTTTATTTTAGACATATCTATTATTTCTACTTTTTTCTTACTTCCTTGTGATAATTCAATTTTTATTTTTCCTTTATTCGTTCTTCCGTATGTTGTAAATAAGACCCCATATCTTGTTATATACCCTGGAATATAAACTTTTTGTTCAAAAACTGTTCCTTTTGATAATTCCTTAGACAATTCCCAGTTGTATAATTTAGAAGCTTCTTCTTTTTGTGATTCATTTTTTATTGCCACTATTGATGGAATAACTATCCCAACAAGTAAAAAAAACATCCAAATAATTAGAGATTTTGAAAATTTTATTTTTTGTTTTTTTATATTATAAAAATTCTTCACTTACTATTCACCCTTCAAATTAAAATAATTTATTTAGCTTTCTGTAGTATATTCTATATATTCTTTCAATACTTCATTGGGAATTCCGCTTCTTTTTATTTTACCTGATTCTATCCAGATTACTTTATTACATAACTTTTCCATTGTATGTAAATCATGGGATACTATAACTATAGTAATTCCGCTGTCCTTTAATTCCTGCATTTTCCTAAAACATTTTGCCTGAAAATTGGCATCTCCTACTGATAATATCTCATCTATTAAAAGTATCTCCGCTTCTACATTAATTGCAACTGAAAAAGCTAGCCTCATATACATTCCAGAAGAATATGTCCTAATTGGGCTATCTATAAATTCTTCTAATTCTGAAAATTTAATGATTGTATCCAGCTTAGAATCAATCTCCTTTTTGGTTAATCCATATATAGAAGCATTTATATAAATATTTTCTCTACCAGTCATATCTGGATGAAATCCTGCTCCAAGTTCTATTAAACTGGATACTTTTCCATTTATTTTTATACTTCCTGAATCTGGATATATAATTTTTGTAATTAATTTTAATAATGTACTTTTTCCAGAACCATTTTTTCCAACTATACCTAAAATATCTCCTTTTTCTATATCAAAAGATATTCCTCTAAGAATATTATTTTTAACATATGCATTTCTACTCTTAAAAAATAATATTCTTTCTTTTAATGTAAATCCTTTATCCTTATAAATCTTAAAACTCTTTTCTACATTCTCTACACTTATAGCTATTTCCTTCATTATAGTTCCTCCGCAAAGCTTTTTTGCAATTTTTGAAAAACAAGATATCCAACAAATATCATAATTATACTGTATAGTACAGCGCTTCCAAAAAATGAAAAATCTGGTAATTTTTTATAATATAATATTTCTCTATAAAATATTATAATACTTGTCATAGGATTCATTAAAAATATTCCTTTATATTCTGCAGGAACCATATCTATTGAATAAACAATCGGTGTTGCATAAAACCAGGCCATTATAACTATATTCAAAATATACTCCAAGTCTCTAAAGAATACATTTAATGCTGCAAATATAAATGTAATACCTAATACCATTATATACTGTAAAATCATGATAACTGGTAACAATAAAACATACCAGCTTAATCCAACTTCACTAAAAGATACTGTTAGGATAACTACTATCATTGTATAAACCATATTCATAAATGCGGCATTTACAGTAGCTATAGGTAATACTATTCGAGGAAAATAAATTTTCTTGACTAAATCCTTATTAGCTACTACACTGACAGATCCCGCCTGAATACATGTTGTAAAAAAAATCCATGGAACAAGTCCTACAAATAAATAAATATGGAAATTTTTTATACTGGATTTTAAAATAACAGAAAATACTATTGTATAAACTATCAATTGTAATAATGGATTTAAAAATGTCCAGAAAAAACCTAAAATAGATCCTTTATATCTTACTTTGAGCTCTTTATTAACTAAACTATAAATCATCTGCCTATAATTGTATATTTCTTTCAATATTTTCATTTTTTCTCCTTAATCATTACTTTATTCTCTTTTTTAATTTTAGAAAAATAGAATCTTTATTAATATATTTATTTAATAAATATGAAAATAGTACACTTATACACATAGCCATTAATATTATTTTTAATTCAGGGAAAGAACCTATTGAAAAATAAAATCTTTGAACTAAAAAGACTAATACTATTTGATGAATTAAATAAAATTCCATACTAATTTTCCCTAATTTTTTAATAAAGAATTATTTAAAATTTTTGAAATAAAACCTTTATCAAAACTAAAAACTAAAATTAAAAAGGAAATTGGAAATATATAGTATATATCCCATCTATAAATTAATGGAATTTTACTAATTCCGATATACATAAAAATAAGTAACATTAGTATACTAATAAATTCTAAAATAGTTGCTTTTTTTCTTGTTATATATTGTTGTATTCTTAAATAAATTTCATAAAGCAATACACCACTAAAAAAATCTATAAAACGAAAAACAGGATTTACATAATAAAACCATGTTCCTAATTCTTCTGTTATGTTAAACTTTATAATTATTGTTATTATAGCTAGCATGAATATTACATAACTCCATAACAATTTTCTTAGAGGAAGTTTTAGAAAATATAGAAATATAATATAGAAAAAAAATAAATTTGAAATACACCATGCCACACCATTAAACTTAAAAGCAAAACCATCTAAAGGAACAAAACTCTGTACTAAAAATAGAAATGGAATTACTGATGATAGAACATCTTGTAATGATATTTTATAAATAATTATTGATAATAGCATCGTAATCATATATATAGGATAAATTTTTTTTACTCTTTTTATCAAAAACTCTTCCTTTAAAACTTTATTTGTTATTATCTTACTTTTATACCCATATGAACAAACAAAGCCAGATAAAATAAAGAAAAATTGAACACCTATAAAAGCTTCAAAAATCCAATTTTCTAAAAAAAGCTTATTATTATATAGTTTGAATACATCAAAATGATGAATAAATATCAAAAATATAAATATAAATCTTAAAGAATTTATTGCGTTCAATTCTTTTTTCAAAAATTACACCTTCCTTCTAAATAATTATTTTTTAATTAATAGAAATTTTTCAATTCCTTTGCTACATTTTTAGCACATTCTTCCCATGTA
Coding sequences:
- a CDS encoding ABC transporter ATP-binding protein; the encoded protein is MKEIAISVENVEKSFKIYKDKGFTLKERILFFKSRNAYVKNNILRGISFDIEKGDILGIVGKNGSGKSTLLKLITKIIYPDSGSIKINGKVSSLIELGAGFHPDMTGRENIYINASIYGLTKKEIDSKLDTIIKFSELEEFIDSPIRTYSSGMYMRLAFSVAINVEAEILLIDEILSVGDANFQAKCFRKMQELKDSGITIVIVSHDLHTMEKLCNKVIWIESGKIKRSGIPNEVLKEYIEYTTES
- a CDS encoding ABC transporter permease, translating into MKILKEIYNYRQMIYSLVNKELKVRYKGSILGFFWTFLNPLLQLIVYTIVFSVILKSSIKNFHIYLFVGLVPWIFFTTCIQAGSVSVVANKDLVKKIYFPRIVLPIATVNAAFMNMVYTMIVVILTVSFSEVGLSWYVLLLPVIMILQYIMVLGITFIFAALNVFFRDLEYILNIVIMAWFYATPIVYSIDMVPAEYKGIFLMNPMTSIIIFYREILYYKKLPDFSFFGSAVLYSIIMIFVGYLVFQKLQKSFAEEL
- a CDS encoding acyltransferase family protein, translating into MKKELNAINSLRFIFIFLIFIHHFDVFKLYNNKLFLENWIFEAFIGVQFFFILSGFVCSYGYKSKIITNKVLKEEFLIKRVKKIYPIYMITMLLSIIIYKISLQDVLSSVIPFLFLVQSFVPLDGFAFKFNGVAWCISNLFFFYIIFLYFLKLPLRKLLWSYVIFMLAIITIIIKFNITEELGTWFYYVNPVFRFIDFFSGVLLYEIYLRIQQYITRKKATILEFISILMLLIFMYIGISKIPLIYRWDIYYIFPISFLILVFSFDKGFISKILNNSLLKN